A portion of the Fusibacter sp. A1 genome contains these proteins:
- a CDS encoding bifunctional enoyl-CoA hydratase/phosphate acetyltransferase, translating to MIKSLNELIGAAKAQSKMRLAVAAAEDADVLSAVVKAAEQGIVEPVLVGDSQAIGQLASELGLDISAYELIASQSLEESAKLAVSLVSAGKADFLMKGLIDTAILLKAVLDKEIGLRTESQLSHVMVYEVPNYHKLIYLTDGGMNIEPDLEAKAKILGNAVLVAKALGNQEVKVACIAAKEKVNPKMPVTVEARALQERGEKGEFGPGVIVEGPLAVDLAFSKEAAQIKKFESRIAGDTDIVLVPNIEVGNGIGKSLTYLAGASSAGIIMGAKAPVVLVSRADDYETKLNSIALGSVIAASLK from the coding sequence ATGATTAAAAGTTTAAATGAACTTATAGGCGCTGCAAAAGCTCAAAGTAAGATGAGACTTGCGGTAGCTGCCGCGGAAGATGCAGACGTTTTAAGCGCAGTTGTCAAAGCGGCCGAACAAGGTATTGTCGAGCCGGTTCTAGTGGGGGACAGTCAGGCGATAGGGCAGTTGGCATCCGAATTGGGACTTGATATTTCAGCATATGAACTGATCGCGTCACAGTCGCTGGAAGAATCAGCAAAGCTTGCGGTTAGTCTTGTAAGTGCAGGGAAGGCAGACTTTTTGATGAAGGGTCTTATCGACACCGCTATTTTGTTAAAAGCGGTTCTTGACAAAGAGATCGGCCTTAGAACAGAAAGTCAATTATCACATGTGATGGTTTATGAAGTTCCTAACTATCATAAACTGATCTACTTGACAGATGGCGGCATGAACATCGAGCCGGACCTTGAGGCAAAAGCTAAAATTCTCGGAAACGCAGTGCTTGTCGCAAAAGCGTTAGGCAATCAGGAAGTAAAAGTCGCTTGCATTGCCGCAAAAGAAAAAGTGAATCCAAAAATGCCTGTCACAGTTGAAGCGAGAGCTTTACAAGAACGCGGGGAAAAAGGTGAGTTCGGTCCTGGAGTCATCGTTGAAGGCCCGCTTGCCGTGGACTTGGCATTTTCAAAAGAAGCTGCGCAGATCAAGAAGTTTGAATCGCGTATCGCAGGGGACACCGATATCGTATTGGTACCTAACATAGAAGTAGGCAACGGAATCGGTAAATCGCTGACCTATCTTGCAGGAGCCAGCTCGGCGGGTATCATCATGGGTGCCAAGGCGCCGGTTGTACTTGTTTCACGTGCTGACGATTACGAAACTAAACTCAATTCGATCGCGCTTGGTAGTGTGATTGCTGCGAGTCTAAAATAG
- a CDS encoding DNA polymerase IV, translated as MSEDRIVMHIDVNSAYLSWEAIHRLENGSTIDLREIPSVVGGDPKTRRGIVLAKSIPAKRYKIQTGETIHVAFQKCPILTIVKPSYGLYMKCSNAMKSVLEEYVPTLQRFSIDEFFIELTDCKKLYGDPVEFAHTLKDAIKTRLGFTVNVGVSTNKLLAKVASDFEKPDNVHTLYPHEIEKKMWPLPVGDLYMVGRSTVPKLHEIGIYTIGDLASIDRDFIRFKLKKHGLMIYDFAHGIEDSALRGAQNESIKGLGNSTTIRYDVTQKEDAYMVLLSLTEMVCMRLREENLLAGLVSVSIRSHDLSRYSHQHKLSFQTDVTSVVFEEVKRLFDASWQGEAIRHLGVRLSNFKPKDFYQYSLLDPVNIEMRRALDQTIDDIRLKYGNKSLIRACFVQSGFAPVQGGTVNDEDYPMMSSVL; from the coding sequence ATGTCTGAAGACCGCATTGTCATGCATATCGATGTCAATTCAGCATACCTTTCCTGGGAGGCGATTCACAGACTCGAAAACGGATCCACGATCGATTTAAGAGAAATTCCATCGGTTGTCGGTGGCGACCCAAAGACCAGACGTGGCATTGTGCTGGCAAAATCAATTCCCGCCAAACGCTATAAGATCCAAACAGGTGAAACTATACATGTCGCCTTTCAAAAGTGTCCTATTCTCACCATTGTAAAGCCTTCCTACGGCCTTTATATGAAATGCTCCAATGCCATGAAGTCGGTGCTTGAGGAATATGTCCCCACCCTGCAGCGCTTTTCGATAGACGAGTTCTTTATCGAACTGACCGATTGTAAAAAGCTATACGGAGATCCTGTGGAATTTGCACATACACTGAAGGATGCCATAAAAACACGCCTCGGATTTACGGTAAATGTCGGCGTTTCGACAAACAAGCTACTCGCTAAGGTCGCTAGTGATTTTGAAAAGCCCGACAACGTGCATACGCTTTATCCCCATGAGATCGAAAAGAAGATGTGGCCGCTGCCTGTAGGCGACCTATACATGGTCGGCAGAAGTACCGTACCCAAACTACACGAAATAGGAATTTACACTATCGGCGACCTTGCATCGATCGACCGCGACTTCATTCGGTTCAAACTGAAGAAGCACGGCCTTATGATTTATGATTTCGCTCATGGTATTGAGGACAGCGCGCTGAGAGGAGCTCAGAATGAATCGATTAAAGGACTTGGCAATTCAACGACAATTCGCTATGATGTCACCCAAAAGGAAGATGCGTATATGGTGCTCCTCTCACTCACGGAGATGGTCTGTATGCGGCTACGGGAAGAAAACCTTCTTGCGGGGCTTGTTTCAGTGAGCATCCGAAGCCATGACTTGTCCAGGTACTCACACCAGCACAAGCTTAGTTTTCAGACCGATGTGACCTCAGTGGTCTTCGAAGAAGTCAAACGGCTCTTTGATGCATCATGGCAAGGTGAAGCCATCAGACACTTAGGTGTGAGGCTTTCAAATTTTAAACCCAAGGATTTTTATCAGTATTCACTGCTCGATCCTGTCAATATCGAAATGCGCCGCGCCCTTGACCAGACCATTGACGACATACGTCTAAAATACGGCAATAAGAGTCTGATACGCGCATGCTTTGTTCAGTCCGGATTCGCCCCTGTACAAGGCGGAACGGTAAACGATGAAGATTACCCCATGATGAGCAGCGTGCTTTGA
- the iorA gene encoding indolepyruvate ferredoxin oxidoreductase subunit alpha, with the protein MKKLMTGNEAVARGAFEAGVTFASAYPGTPSTEILENMAQYKADVYCEWAPNEKVALETAIGASIAGARSLAAMKHVGVNVAADPLFTFGYTGVTGGMVLVSADDPGCHSSQNEQDNRYYAKFAKIACIEPSDSQESLDFMKEAYKISEDFDVAVLFRMTTRTCHSKTLVEEGERVPVAMKEYVKQPGKYVAAPATAKKLHPIVEDKLVALEKFSNETPLNRVEMNDKKIGIITSGVAYQYAKEVFGDKASYLKLGFTFPLPMDKIRAFANEVETLYVIEELEPFIEEQMKVAGIDCIGKAVIPRIGELNPDIIAKAILGEDRPVVQMSEESIVGRPPTLCAGCPHRGFFYALTKKRNVMVTGDIGCYTLGAAEPLNMIDTVIDMGASISMGHGAAQAFAKNGVEKKVVSVIGDSTFFHTGVNSLMDVVYNGSNTVNVILDNRITGMTGHQENPGSGYTLMGTRAKEINIPALCAAIGVEHIQTINPLILDDVSKALDEAFAFEGPSVIITRWPCVLKKFSPEDIKEFDLAPSVCEVIDEKCRGCRVCTKTGCPAISFNKETKLASIDKTMCVGCEVCLQSCPFDAIEKVGK; encoded by the coding sequence ATGAAAAAACTTATGACAGGCAACGAAGCTGTTGCTCGTGGTGCATTTGAAGCGGGCGTTACATTTGCTTCTGCCTACCCGGGCACACCAAGTACAGAAATTTTAGAGAACATGGCTCAGTATAAGGCGGACGTCTACTGCGAATGGGCTCCAAATGAAAAGGTGGCTCTTGAAACTGCTATCGGTGCTTCTATCGCAGGTGCCAGATCACTTGCCGCGATGAAGCATGTTGGTGTGAATGTCGCAGCCGACCCACTGTTCACTTTCGGTTACACAGGCGTAACAGGCGGTATGGTCCTTGTGTCTGCCGACGACCCAGGTTGTCACTCATCACAAAATGAGCAAGACAACAGATACTACGCTAAATTTGCTAAAATCGCATGTATCGAGCCATCTGATTCTCAAGAATCGCTTGATTTCATGAAAGAAGCCTATAAGATTTCTGAAGACTTCGATGTAGCTGTTCTTTTTAGAATGACGACTCGTACATGTCACTCAAAAACACTGGTTGAAGAAGGCGAGCGCGTTCCTGTTGCGATGAAAGAGTATGTCAAGCAGCCTGGAAAATACGTAGCTGCTCCTGCAACTGCAAAAAAACTGCACCCGATTGTTGAAGACAAGCTTGTAGCACTAGAGAAATTCTCGAACGAAACGCCACTTAACAGAGTGGAAATGAACGATAAGAAAATCGGTATCATCACATCGGGTGTCGCCTACCAATATGCAAAAGAAGTATTCGGCGACAAGGCATCTTACCTTAAACTTGGTTTTACATTCCCACTGCCGATGGATAAAATCAGAGCATTTGCAAATGAAGTGGAAACACTTTATGTCATCGAAGAGCTTGAGCCTTTCATCGAAGAGCAAATGAAGGTAGCCGGCATTGACTGTATCGGTAAAGCCGTGATTCCTAGAATCGGCGAACTTAATCCCGATATCATCGCAAAGGCGATTTTAGGCGAAGACAGACCGGTTGTACAGATGAGCGAGGAAAGCATCGTTGGCAGACCACCAACATTATGTGCCGGTTGCCCGCACAGAGGTTTCTTCTATGCGCTCACTAAAAAGCGTAATGTGATGGTGACAGGCGATATCGGTTGTTACACACTGGGTGCGGCTGAGCCGCTAAACATGATCGATACGGTAATCGACATGGGTGCATCGATCTCAATGGGTCACGGTGCCGCACAAGCCTTTGCTAAGAACGGTGTTGAAAAGAAGGTAGTCAGCGTAATTGGTGATTCTACATTCTTCCATACAGGCGTCAACTCCTTGATGGACGTTGTATACAACGGTTCCAACACGGTAAATGTCATTCTTGACAACCGAATCACAGGTATGACAGGCCACCAAGAAAATCCTGGTTCCGGTTATACGTTAATGGGAACTCGTGCTAAAGAAATCAATATCCCTGCATTATGTGCGGCGATCGGTGTCGAGCATATCCAAACCATCAATCCGCTGATCCTTGACGACGTTTCTAAAGCGCTTGACGAGGCATTCGCATTTGAAGGCCCATCGGTAATCATCACTAGATGGCCATGTGTACTTAAAAAGTTCTCTCCAGAGGATATTAAGGAGTTTGATCTTGCACCGAGCGTTTGTGAAGTGATCGATGAAAAATGTCGTGGATGTAGAGTATGTACAAAAACTGGTTGTCCTGCGATCAGCTTTAACAAAGAAACTAAACTTGCATCAATCGATAAGACTATGTGTGTAGGTTGTGAAGTATGTCTTCAATCTTGCCCATTTGACGCAATCGAAAAGGTAGGTAAATAA
- a CDS encoding indolepyruvate oxidoreductase subunit beta, producing the protein MSKTTNILLSGVGGQGIILASKILATGLMNSGYDVKMSEVHGMAQRGGSVTTQVRFGEKVYSPIIGKGQADILVSFEEMETAKWMEFVKPEGTVVINTFRIPSAPILIGKADYPEGVIAEVKSNVENTQLLDAATMAKELGNVKAMNVIMVGALVKGLGLTDINWEDVIKSLVKEKFIELNVKAFNLGFNAVK; encoded by the coding sequence ATGAGCAAAACTACAAATATTCTATTATCAGGTGTAGGCGGTCAAGGAATCATCCTAGCAAGTAAGATTCTTGCTACAGGCCTTATGAACAGCGGTTACGACGTTAAAATGTCAGAAGTTCACGGTATGGCACAACGTGGCGGTTCGGTAACAACACAAGTTCGCTTCGGCGAAAAAGTGTACTCTCCGATCATCGGAAAAGGCCAGGCGGACATTCTTGTATCGTTTGAAGAGATGGAAACTGCCAAATGGATGGAATTTGTCAAGCCTGAGGGCACCGTTGTCATCAACACGTTCAGAATCCCATCGGCTCCAATCCTTATAGGCAAAGCGGACTATCCGGAAGGCGTTATCGCAGAAGTCAAATCGAATGTTGAGAACACACAGCTTCTTGATGCCGCGACGATGGCTAAAGAGCTTGGAAACGTGAAAGCGATGAACGTGATCATGGTAGGCGCCCTTGTCAAAGGTCTTGGCCTTACAGACATCAACTGGGAAGACGTGATCAAATCACTGGTTAAAGAAAAATTCATCGAGCTGAATGTCAAGGCGTTCAACTTAGGATTTAACGCAGTAAAATAG
- a CDS encoding AAA family ATPase — MSKIGTFEIQEKLKSNVKRSIFRVITPDGEVCILKILHQMGYSQLELTKMKKELEFSKNLDPRFVVCAKEFGVTEGNAYLTSDDFNGVSLDDLLSGEPMPIERFLPLAVHMVESLAYIHSKGIVHCDINPSNFIVSEDLSIVKINDFGLADYISRSGSTERADYDFSGTASYVAPEQTGRVNHNIDFRTDLYSLGVTFYELLIGEKPFVSEENDVLSLIHMHLATEAMPPNQLRNGIPIVLSDMIMKLLCKAPEQRYQSIYGLKEDLLKFKRLYESNEPTQFEIAQRDVLSYFVMPKTRFGRDVEVEIMTNIAFRVQNGNNECVALLGKRGVGKSFVLRELSKQFVKQGAFLINGACTIHQTGHVYQGLSNAIGQIINRLLVESEETILEVKEELEAEIGPNLGVLIKVIPSVEKLVGHVEFEGSFNPIEASTRFNQAFTKLLKVLKRDAKWVVIILDQLHLADEPTLNLIEYILDSTINEHLMVIGSVDVDVLNSSNRYHDLKMLLKDIRVSTVTLEALNVKNVEQFMFDSFKLPIAQGIILAETLFHKTDGNPYFIADLLHKLIEDKQLYFDYETGRWDYNLDAVQKLPITRNVVDSIIKRISAVDANTIKIMQICAVFSDRILSSLVYELAGMSYSEFIASLTLALDSGFLKTNDNLTDFIIAQSLEHHDIYLRFVEDELKLEILKTLSSEELLDLRYRVGMIYYTTYQSMKSNRLLIDIVFNLNHSQALITDQKVRINLAKYNFEIAMISKQAVAYKNALEAIESAVLAIGQQPFENYYDLSFDVYLERAELKYLNKQFEEAELEFDWLFDVATSNLDKVRVNRIKLILYVNLGETHKVVSLAIKTLELLDMRLSEKLNVYSLLKDLVKVRYSKPVRQPGDILRLPIGRDERSIMILEILNLLISVSYLIDKSLFIQIILKMMLISMSHGIMRLSPFAFATYGIVEAALFKRYVHALRLGKTGIELAKTVNDFEALSKTNFTVGFFLSHWVNHIADSIPYLEEGQKFSHYSGDMVYYAYNTAGKYIAMLSSGTNLETMTSELDLILKDVEVLRVKDVSNLLVALKQYVYAQSHGTDNYKSLTTEGFDESEFERKLRTSNMPSILAHYMVLKMKLLYTFGDYEEVCDIASNLKPILGELMGLYIAVEYHYYLALALLARDMNPQRLKYDDSRIKNAIRSLKQYSNANPTNFAHKYHHVKGCVYFKKNQYENAHQELKLALQSANEKGFAFEEALISESLADCYERQNLARLSKTYIKEAYMAFRQLGCHVKCEMMIKTFQEIEFHSLDFVNLEMSRSIQSHSNRSKQLDTIQIMKSTQRLSTEFEEEKLIRVVLELLQEVAGSQRAKLIFKDNGLKIIAELQGEVFTHYNEAVSVHRSHMLPESVVNYVHRTQESVLLENAHETSQFSNDDYIKNHHVLSLLCIPVYHKGHYYGLLYMENNLMSRAFREERLEILRVILNQFTIAYDNAQLYRALEKSQSELLVHQENLEDLVRERTFELSKTKLAIENLLNYVGQGFLSISESGIINPAYSKECITIFNHEIGGERFETLFAPYSSGMDATLIRGVVEKIFELESYERINAYMSLLPERLLINARTFESSYRFIANKYIKQITVILTDITEKLQLEREMEEERQNLKMIVNVIRYQNNFKSSLKRLREFFEHDYLSVLKVGSVNDALAEVYRIIHTFKGDFAQWSLAVTASKLHVLENDLQHLFAGKQNNMLTPERLKSYLENIDVDSLIQVDLTKINQYLGDNFINSSQIIQLDTDDFEAIRAEVLSLLPERYHLDVIRVMQQFKYVKLSEVLKQYNDYILNLASSFRKEVKPIIIEGEDIKLDETVYLGFLKSLIHIFRNSLQYGIETTDERVLLNKPAQGTIRCMASESASNFSIQIMDDGAGLDVQLLSNRLVAMGESVDDKSTEDIKQAIFDHGFSTGEEVTEVSGRGVGLNAVFNEVIHLGGHISVKSEAGKFTAFEISLPKINNNSIG, encoded by the coding sequence ATGTCTAAAATTGGAACATTTGAAATACAAGAGAAATTGAAATCAAATGTAAAACGTTCAATATTCCGAGTGATTACCCCAGATGGAGAAGTATGTATCTTAAAAATATTGCATCAGATGGGATACTCGCAGCTCGAGTTGACAAAAATGAAAAAGGAACTGGAGTTTTCTAAAAATCTTGATCCTCGATTTGTTGTGTGCGCGAAAGAGTTTGGTGTGACTGAAGGCAACGCTTATCTGACCAGCGATGATTTCAACGGTGTATCCCTAGATGATTTGTTGTCGGGAGAACCGATGCCGATCGAAAGATTTCTGCCTCTTGCGGTGCATATGGTCGAAAGCCTTGCATATATCCATAGTAAAGGGATTGTCCATTGTGATATCAACCCTTCGAATTTTATTGTTTCAGAAGATCTGTCCATTGTAAAAATAAATGACTTCGGACTGGCCGACTACATATCAAGATCAGGCAGCACGGAAAGAGCCGATTACGATTTTAGCGGAACCGCGTCTTATGTGGCACCCGAGCAAACGGGCAGGGTGAACCACAATATTGACTTTAGGACCGACTTATATTCTTTAGGTGTTACCTTCTATGAGCTGTTGATCGGTGAAAAACCCTTTGTTTCAGAAGAAAACGATGTATTATCGCTGATTCACATGCATCTGGCTACAGAGGCGATGCCGCCAAATCAACTTCGAAACGGTATTCCTATTGTGCTTTCGGATATGATCATGAAGCTTTTATGTAAAGCTCCTGAACAGAGATATCAAAGCATATACGGATTAAAGGAAGATCTGCTTAAATTCAAAAGATTATACGAATCCAATGAACCGACACAATTTGAAATAGCTCAAAGAGATGTTTTGAGTTATTTTGTGATGCCTAAAACCAGATTTGGCAGAGATGTCGAAGTGGAGATTATGACCAATATCGCATTTCGTGTTCAAAACGGTAACAATGAATGCGTCGCCCTTTTGGGTAAAAGGGGTGTCGGTAAATCCTTTGTGCTTCGTGAACTATCAAAACAATTCGTGAAGCAAGGAGCATTCCTCATTAATGGAGCCTGTACCATACATCAGACCGGACACGTCTATCAAGGACTTTCAAATGCGATCGGCCAGATCATCAATAGGCTTCTTGTAGAGAGTGAAGAGACCATTTTAGAGGTAAAAGAGGAACTTGAGGCTGAAATAGGACCTAATTTAGGTGTTCTGATCAAAGTAATTCCATCGGTTGAAAAACTGGTAGGACACGTTGAGTTTGAAGGTTCGTTCAATCCTATCGAAGCATCCACAAGGTTTAATCAGGCCTTTACAAAACTGCTTAAAGTCCTGAAAAGGGATGCCAAGTGGGTAGTGATCATACTAGATCAGTTACATCTTGCGGATGAACCTACCTTGAACTTGATCGAATACATTTTGGATTCCACGATCAACGAGCACCTGATGGTGATCGGGTCGGTGGATGTCGATGTTTTAAACAGTTCCAACCGTTATCATGATCTTAAGATGCTGCTTAAAGACATTCGCGTGTCGACGGTGACATTAGAGGCTTTGAATGTCAAGAATGTTGAACAGTTCATGTTTGATTCATTTAAGCTGCCGATCGCGCAGGGGATCATTCTAGCGGAGACTTTGTTCCATAAGACCGATGGTAACCCGTATTTCATCGCCGACCTTCTGCATAAGCTGATCGAAGACAAGCAGTTGTATTTTGATTATGAAACAGGTCGCTGGGACTATAATTTGGATGCGGTCCAAAAACTGCCTATCACCAGAAATGTTGTAGACTCAATTATCAAGCGTATAAGCGCTGTTGATGCTAACACGATTAAAATCATGCAAATATGCGCCGTGTTCAGCGACCGGATCCTGTCGAGTCTTGTTTACGAGCTGGCTGGCATGAGCTATTCCGAGTTTATTGCGAGTCTGACGCTCGCGCTAGACAGCGGATTTTTAAAAACCAATGACAATCTGACAGATTTTATTATCGCGCAGTCTCTGGAACATCATGACATCTATTTACGTTTTGTCGAAGATGAATTGAAGCTTGAAATCTTGAAGACATTATCAAGTGAAGAACTGCTTGATTTACGTTATCGAGTGGGGATGATTTATTACACTACCTATCAGAGTATGAAAAGCAATAGGCTCTTGATAGATATCGTATTCAATTTGAATCATTCACAAGCCCTGATCACGGATCAGAAAGTCAGGATAAATTTAGCAAAATACAATTTTGAGATCGCGATGATTTCAAAACAAGCGGTTGCTTATAAAAATGCCTTAGAAGCCATTGAATCCGCGGTACTTGCGATAGGGCAGCAACCTTTTGAGAACTATTACGATCTTTCTTTTGATGTGTACCTTGAAAGGGCTGAACTGAAATATCTTAACAAGCAGTTTGAAGAAGCTGAGCTTGAGTTTGACTGGCTCTTTGATGTCGCCACTTCCAACCTCGATAAGGTGAGGGTCAACAGGATCAAACTGATCTTATATGTCAATTTGGGAGAAACCCATAAGGTGGTCAGTTTGGCGATTAAAACGCTGGAGCTTCTGGACATGAGACTCAGTGAAAAACTCAATGTGTATTCGTTGCTTAAGGATCTGGTGAAGGTTAGGTATTCAAAACCGGTACGTCAGCCGGGTGATATATTGAGATTGCCAATAGGGCGCGATGAACGTTCAATAATGATTCTAGAAATCCTGAACCTACTGATATCGGTTTCTTATTTGATTGATAAATCACTTTTCATTCAGATAATACTTAAGATGATGCTCATCTCGATGAGTCACGGTATCATGCGTCTAAGTCCGTTTGCATTCGCAACCTATGGAATCGTCGAAGCCGCTCTCTTTAAACGGTATGTCCATGCGTTACGCCTTGGCAAAACCGGTATAGAGCTAGCAAAGACTGTCAATGACTTTGAAGCACTTAGTAAAACCAATTTTACCGTGGGATTCTTTTTATCACACTGGGTCAACCATATCGCAGACAGCATACCTTATCTTGAAGAAGGCCAGAAGTTCAGCCATTATAGCGGCGATATGGTCTATTACGCCTATAACACCGCCGGCAAGTATATTGCGATGTTGTCCTCAGGCACCAACCTCGAAACGATGACTTCAGAACTTGATTTGATTTTGAAAGATGTCGAGGTGCTCAGGGTGAAGGATGTCTCAAACCTGCTTGTGGCGCTCAAACAATATGTCTATGCCCAGTCACATGGCACGGACAACTATAAGAGTCTAACTACAGAAGGCTTTGATGAATCGGAGTTCGAGCGTAAACTCAGAACCAGCAATATGCCGTCCATACTCGCGCATTACATGGTACTGAAAATGAAGTTGCTCTATACATTTGGCGATTATGAGGAAGTTTGCGATATCGCATCAAATCTGAAACCTATTTTGGGCGAGTTGATGGGACTGTATATCGCTGTGGAATATCATTATTACCTGGCACTTGCCCTACTTGCGCGTGATATGAATCCGCAAAGATTAAAATATGACGACAGCCGTATCAAAAATGCGATTAGGTCCTTGAAGCAATACAGTAATGCTAATCCGACCAATTTCGCCCACAAGTACCATCATGTAAAAGGTTGCGTCTATTTTAAGAAGAACCAATATGAGAACGCCCATCAGGAACTGAAACTTGCACTTCAGTCTGCAAATGAAAAAGGATTCGCTTTTGAAGAGGCGCTGATCTCTGAATCACTTGCAGATTGCTACGAGAGGCAGAATCTTGCGAGACTGTCTAAAACCTATATCAAAGAGGCCTATATGGCCTTCAGGCAACTGGGCTGCCATGTGAAATGTGAAATGATGATCAAGACCTTCCAAGAAATCGAATTCCATTCATTGGATTTTGTCAATTTGGAGATGAGTCGATCCATTCAAAGCCATAGCAATCGTTCGAAGCAGCTTGATACCATACAGATCATGAAGTCGACTCAACGTCTTTCTACTGAATTTGAAGAGGAAAAACTGATTAGGGTCGTTTTGGAGCTGTTACAAGAAGTTGCCGGTTCTCAAAGAGCCAAGCTGATCTTTAAAGACAATGGACTAAAGATCATCGCAGAACTGCAGGGTGAAGTATTCACACACTATAATGAAGCTGTTTCTGTGCATAGGTCCCATATGCTGCCTGAGTCTGTGGTCAATTACGTTCACAGGACTCAAGAAAGCGTATTGTTAGAAAACGCCCATGAGACATCGCAATTTTCAAATGATGACTATATTAAAAACCATCATGTGCTTTCACTGCTGTGTATACCTGTGTATCACAAAGGTCATTACTATGGATTGCTGTATATGGAAAACAACCTTATGTCAAGGGCCTTCAGAGAAGAAAGACTTGAAATACTTAGGGTGATACTGAATCAGTTTACGATCGCATATGACAATGCGCAGCTTTACAGGGCGCTTGAAAAATCGCAATCAGAATTACTGGTACACCAAGAAAATCTTGAGGATCTTGTACGTGAGCGTACCTTTGAACTTTCAAAAACAAAGCTGGCTATCGAAAATCTTCTCAATTATGTAGGGCAGGGATTCTTATCGATCAGTGAGAGTGGAATCATCAACCCTGCATATTCCAAAGAATGTATCACGATTTTCAACCATGAAATCGGTGGAGAGCGGTTTGAGACACTTTTTGCACCCTATTCTTCAGGAATGGACGCCACACTCATTAGAGGTGTCGTCGAAAAGATATTCGAGCTGGAAAGCTATGAAAGAATTAATGCTTATATGTCGTTGCTTCCGGAACGTCTGCTGATAAATGCTAGGACATTTGAAAGCTCCTACCGCTTTATTGCCAACAAGTACATCAAGCAAATAACAGTCATACTCACAGACATCACCGAGAAACTGCAGCTAGAAAGAGAAATGGAAGAAGAACGTCAGAATCTGAAGATGATTGTAAATGTCATCCGTTATCAGAATAATTTCAAAAGCAGCTTAAAGCGCCTCAGGGAATTCTTTGAACACGATTACCTAAGCGTGCTTAAAGTCGGATCTGTCAATGACGCGCTGGCAGAAGTGTATCGGATTATCCATACCTTCAAAGGGGATTTCGCACAGTGGTCGCTGGCGGTTACTGCTTCGAAGCTGCATGTTTTAGAAAACGACCTTCAACATCTGTTTGCAGGAAAACAAAACAACATGTTGACTCCTGAACGCTTGAAGTCGTATCTTGAAAATATCGACGTGGATAGTCTGATACAAGTGGATCTGACGAAAATAAACCAGTATCTGGGGGATAACTTCATCAACAGCAGTCAGATCATTCAATTGGATACGGACGATTTTGAAGCGATAAGGGCAGAGGTTCTGTCCTTGCTTCCAGAACGATATCATCTTGATGTCATTCGGGTCATGCAGCAATTCAAGTATGTCAAGCTATCCGAAGTGTTGAAGCAGTACAATGACTACATTCTTAATCTGGCGTCTAGCTTTAGAAAAGAAGTTAAACCGATCATCATTGAGGGTGAGGATATAAAATTGGATGAAACAGTGTACCTTGGATTCCTTAAGTCGCTGATTCACATCTTTAGAAACTCACTCCAATACGGAATCGAAACTACGGATGAGAGGGTGCTGCTCAACAAGCCTGCTCAAGGAACCATAAGATGTATGGCCAGCGAGTCTGCAAGCAACTTCTCGATTCAGATTATGGATGATGGTGCAGGACTGGACGTTCAGCTGTTGTCAAACAGACTTGTCGCAATGGGCGAATCGGTGGACGACAAATCGACAGAAGATATTAAACAAGCCATATTCGATCATGGATTCTCAACAGGTGAGGAAGTGACAGAAGTCAGCGGAAGAGGTGTTGGACTGAATGCGGTCTTTAACGAAGTGATTCATCTTGGAGGCCATATCTCTGTAAAATCCGAGGCTGGGAAATTCACCGCATTTGAAATCTCATTGCCAAAAATCAATAATAACTCTATTGGTTAA
- a CDS encoding GNAT family N-acetyltransferase, with the protein MQFEFKSMTESYANEVVSWKYEGEYSVYDVDKNKTDIDEMLNQTEYDCFIAVDDYDEAVGFLECAFDDEDTLEIANFLRPDLTGKGLGNDFVSACIDFALENYDYSGDRVKLIVQSFNKRAIKVYERIGFVTIEEGEDWVEMALDL; encoded by the coding sequence ATGCAATTTGAATTCAAATCTATGACCGAATCATATGCTAATGAAGTGGTGTCTTGGAAATACGAAGGCGAATACTCTGTTTATGATGTCGATAAAAATAAAACAGATATTGATGAGATGTTGAATCAGACGGAATATGATTGTTTTATCGCAGTAGACGATTACGATGAAGCCGTCGGTTTTCTTGAGTGCGCGTTTGACGATGAGGATACTCTTGAAATTGCGAATTTCTTAAGACCGGACCTTACCGGAAAAGGGTTAGGTAATGATTTTGTATCGGCGTGTATCGACTTCGCTTTGGAAAATTACGACTATTCGGGTGATAGAGTCAAATTAATCGTACAATCCTTTAACAAGAGAGCGATCAAGGTGTATGAGAGAATAGGCTTTGTTACAATCGAAGAGGGCGAAGACTGGGTGGAAATGGCATTGGATTTATGA